Sequence from the Heptranchias perlo isolate sHepPer1 chromosome 28, sHepPer1.hap1, whole genome shotgun sequence genome:
AATTTAAAATCCctttcctcattttcaaatccctccagggttTTGCCTCACCTTAGCTCTtataccatcttcagccagaagtgtcgagtggatgatccatctcggcctcctcccgatatccccaccaccacggaagccagtcttcagccaattcgattcactccacgtgatatcaagaaacggctgagtgcactggatacagcaaaggctatgagccccgacaacatcccagctgtagtgctgaaaacttgtgctccagaactagccgcgcctctagccaagctgttccagtacagctacaacactgccatctacccgacaatgtggaaaattgcccaggtatgtcctgtccacaaaaagcaggacaaatccaatccggccaattaccgccccatcagtctactctcaatcatcagcaaagtgatggaaggtgtcgtcgacagtgctatcaagcggcacttactcaccaataacctgctcactgatgctcagtttgggttccgccaggaccactcggctccagacctcattacagccttggtccaaacatggacaaaagagctgaattccagaggtgaggtgagagtggctgccctgacatcaaggcagcatttgaccgagtgtggcaccaaggagcccgagtaaaattgaagtcaatgggaatcagggggaaaactctccagtggctggagtcatacctagcacaaaggaagatggtagtacttgtggaggccaatcatctcagccccaggacattgctgcaggagttcctcagggcagtgtcccaggcccaaccatcttcagctgcttcatcaatgaccttccctccatcataaggtcaggaatggggatgttcgctgatgactgcacagtgttcagttccattcgcaacccctcaaataatgaagcagtccgagcccgcatgcagcaagacctggacaacatccaggcttgggctcataagtggcaagtaacattcgcgccagaaaaatgccaggcaatgaccatctccaacaagagagagtctaaccacctccccttgacattcaacggcattaccatcgctgaatcccccaccatcaacatcctgggggtcaccattgaccagaaacttaactggaccagccatataaatattgtggctacgagagcaggtcagaggctgggtattctgcggcgagtgactcacctcctgactccccaaagcctttccaccatctacaaggcacaagtcaggagtgtgatggaatactctccacttgcttggatgagtgcagctccaacaacactcaagaagctcgacaccatccaagataaagcagcccgcttgattggcaccccatccaccaccctaaacattcactcccttcaccaccggcacactgtggctgcagtgtgtaccatccacaggatgcactgcagcaactcgccaaggcttcttcgacagcacctctaccacctagaaggacaagagcagcaggcacatgggaacaacaccacctgcacgttcccctccaagtcacacaccatcctgacttggaaatatatcgccattccttcattgtcgctgggtcaaaatcctggaactcccttcctaacagcactgtgggagaaccatcaccacacggactgcagcggttcaagaaggcggctcaccaccaccttctcgagggcaattagggatgggcaataaatgctggcctcgccagcgacgcccacatcccacgaactaataataaaaaaaaatacccacAGCCTTATGTCTCCTCCTACGCCCTCCAGTCTGCTCTTCTGTgtatctcccctctctgtttgcctCACCTTCgctaaacccttctgcctctctGCTTCCCTCTCCACCTTTGAAAGCCTTCCCAAGACCCATCTTTTCAATCACACTTTCGATCATCTCTCCCACTTTGGCTCAGCGTCCAATCCTTTATTCCTTTTATCGATTCTGGACTCCTCCCCACCCCGGTAAAACACCCTCTGATAACATCGCTGAactattgcaagttgttgttgatatttgcACATTTGCATTTAACAGCATAGGTCACTGAATAGTTGTTATCAGCAGGATTCCTAGCTGAtgtttcccttccctaacccagaCACAGTAAGGGCAATTATACTGACCCAGCTACTAGCTTCCAGATAAGaacactaactcagcacagataagGAATGGAGCCTGGGATCTTCTGATTTTTTATGGTTTAGTGCTACAACGAGTGACATCTTTAGTCACAAAGCCACTGAAGTTGTGTTGGAACAGCGAGCACAGTTCTCTCAGAAAGCACTGCTGAACAAAGCTTGCACTGTAGTTTAAGTTATCTGTTGCACCACAAATATTTCGAATGCGATGCTTGGGCATTTGCCTCAAGttttttccagtacctcacccaagcagcCAATATTCGTATCTGAACCTAGACAGTCAATGTTTGCAGGCTATTTGGTTGTGCCAtgcatcatagccaagcccaatAATGTCCTCACTCAATATCCACACGTGGGCActttcagcagaggtcactggttaATGATCACATGCAGTAAACCTAACTGTTTTTTGCCTTCCTAACCGGGGTCCAATTGTAGTACCCCTATCGCTGTTCTGGCTGAGATAAACAAACTCAACGCAGAGCTGAGATCAATCCTGGGACCTACGTGGTGGAGCTAGCTCAACCTTTATTCAAACAATGGTAAAAACAAAATTGAAGTAGCACCGATGCAATCTGCAAGGTGATTATAAAATGGCATCATGCCACTGCATCCTTCTATGTAAACAAACCAGGTAATGTGTCTTATGAGCACCTTTGAAGATTTTTATGCTGGAGAAGTGGAAGTGTTTGAATTTTTTCACACATGTTACTACATACAAAATACACCTGATGTTTCAGGATCATTGCCAATACAAAATGTTCAACATAATAGGGATAAGTTAGATGGATGTATGCTGTCAGTGTGGAGTCTCACCCACTAAGAGCACATACTGAGAAAGAGTGCATGGCCTTAATGATTTTTCGTCCAATAATTTCCTAGGAGCGTACAATCATGAAATTTATCCTTGTGTGTGAAAATAATTTTGACTTCTAGTCCAGTGAAATTTTTAGCATGTACTTAATCGTTGTAAATGACATTTCAGTAAATCATTATGGTGGGTGTGTGAAATTTtaattttatgtccacttgaactgtgaaaaCAGCCAATAGTACAATTAAAAATTTTATACATGTAACAGTTTTTCAAATTTGGGTTGTGTCCAGAGACAGTCTACTCCTGATGACTCACTGCTTGtactaaaaaatttaaattattcaATAATCTGAACTAAACAATGCAAATAGCACAGTAAAGTGGCAATTTAGTACTAAAACAtgattaatcagataatttgaattaagcaactctgAACTAAGAGGAGTAGAAACTATTTTGAGTTGTACGACACCAGAATAAAATCCTACTGTTGGTAATGATGGGGCTAATTTGAGGTGTTGAAGAAACATATCAAAATATTATTTGCTTAAGTCCAATTTTTTTCTGTAGCTTACTGCTTTCAATATGctaaataaaattaaataatatAAACAAGACTGTTAAAGTGCATATCTCCCTCTAAAGTAATTCAGGCCCATACCCCAGTGCAAAATGGTGTTCCTGTATGTGAAAAGTTATGATAACCCATGAAGCCGCTGCATAACTGTGCGCTTATAATTGTGGAGATATGATACTTTAATTAAAGCTACACAAGAATTATAGTAAAACTCGTCAGGATTGGTACGAATGTATGGGAGTAAAGCAATGCGACCCCAATTACTGCCATCTAACAAGATGCTTTTTCTCCCCAGGTAATTTCCACTTTCCTGTATATAGTGCTGACCCATCGCTATGTCGCTGGTGCTGTTGTTGCGTTGTTTGTTGAGGTAAACAGTATTTTCCTCCATGCCCGACTGCTCCTAAAACTGGCGAATGCACAGACCTCTCAGCTGTACCACTACAACAAGTACATAAATGTTTTCACCTATATTGTTTTTCGACTATCTGCTCAGTTTTACCTCACTTGGTTCATGATGAAGAATTTAAATGTCCTCCCGCACGCAGGCTACATCAGTCTGTCCTTGAATATGATGAACATCATGATCTTGATTTACTTCTATCGTCTGATCCGTGCAGATTTCCTCAGGAAGCCGAAGCACTACTTACAGAATGGAAACAACAAcacaaagtttgtggatgattaAAAGGATTTGAAACCAATGgtttgaaatgaaaacagaatcaCTGAATTAATTTAAGGCTGGACTAAATACTTGGAGCAGAATAACTTACATTTTAACACTGCTGTCTGTCCAAGATTGCATTTCTAATGTAATATATGTAATGGGATGACTCTTATGGCTGCTacggagagaaaaaaataacacAGCTAGTGTGATCACTCACAATATGTATTATTCTTTATTAGCCAAAATGGCTAGATTGGGTAGGACAAGAAttgtaaattaaaaaaattaattcacgTTGTAACTGTAAGGGTAAAAGGTGTGTAAATGTTTTCTTAGAATTTATGATAACAcaggaaataaaagataagagtgTAATAATACAATTAAGGAAGCCTGATAGAGCTCCCCTGAAAGCTAAGCAAAtttgtcaggtgaatgagtgagcaatatagatcaggaaggttcatgtttgatacccagtctgtgcgGAGACAGCTGATCTCTACTGTGACAGTGTTAGGGGAGCTACAGTTGGTCTCAATgatcctgggttagggaggagtAAATCAACTAAGATCCCTGCTTCTGGTATGCTATCCAgtaatccctgctggaagtgcaggtGTGTGGGTGTTAGGTGGAGGACAGGATCgagcttagctgtgatgccccctgcgGTGAATAATCTGCCAACACTGGCTTGTATTTTCTGCACTTGAGGAATCCTGGCATGCATGCAGGAGCCTGCCATGAGGCTGCGCCTGTGACACTCACCAATTTTCCAGAGTCAGGCTATTCTGCATAACTTTGGGAGGCCTCTGCCAGGGAGTCTGCCTGGAGCAGATTGTGGGGAACGGCTGCAGCATGTCATGGAAGCCTGCGGTAGTGTGGTGTCAGCGGCGGCCTCCGTGCTGTCTtaagaagtttttaaaaatttgtaaaCTTTGTTTTGAAAAGCACCTTTGCCTGTGCAACCAGTTGAGCTGCCAATGAATGCACAGACCTTCCAGCCCTTTAACGTTGAAATAGTCCCTCTGTGATCCATAGCAATGCTGATTGCAGGGACAAACAGGCATGCTTGCTCCCAGGGTTGCTATCGTTGCAAATTATGGGAAATCCATTGTAGGATGTATTTATATCTATTTACAGGTACTAATAATACACCTGCCCATATTAAAGGCCCACAGTGTCTTCTGGCAGAAAATGGCAGGGGTGAGTTGGCGGAGCAACTCCTTAAGAGGTTTCTGCCTCATTCTACTTGGAGTCAGGCTAGATCCCCAATGTAATTCCTGCAGAAAATTTCATATCTAGGTGCACGCATAAATTCTGGCTACTTAGGTGAGCTACCATAGGGCCTTTGACATGTTCACATTATATAATGCCAaaaaaattaatctttaattgggccagaaattgcacagagcggcgaggcaacactcaccgcagctcctgtgcatttaattaacgaaaatacttactgcgggctctgtggtgtcCAATTgcatgaatttgaactttaaacaaaatgtatgCTCTCAACCCAGCCTCTGTGCAGCGTGAGATGCCGCACGGCAGGAAATATCTGTGAGAAGACACagccacagaatctgtcaggaagagaagtcacgtccacagattcaggctgcattgctcaagcaggcaagcagacttcataggaacataggaacaggagtaggccattcagcccctcgtgcctgctccgccatttgataagatcatggctgatctgtgatctaactccatatacctgcctttggcccatatcccttaatacctttggttgccaaaaagctatctatctcagatttaaatttagcaattgagctagtaaattcattcatttaaagttagtattctgaatGTCATTGTacataaaaaaattatttttttttaataaaaagccaaggaaataattgaattaaattgaagaggcagaggggaaaagtaaaaaaaaaattttttaaattttaaattttttttctatgaccaaaaactattaaaataaggagtaatatgagtctccacatttttaaaagttaatttttggttgtttggcagtcattaagactgaccgtgcttttaaaacttagtttagacatggtatttttaagcggatctgtttggtggcataattagttactttccagctgggcagatgagccaGTTgtcgctttttcaatgatttccctgattgcagcgtgcaatggccctttaattcgaagctgtcatatcgttggcggaccactaggagcaagttcacgatttctgcaTTTTACTGCGTGTGGAAATgtaggaacttgctccttcaattcaccactaaaaattgagcgtgctgttgagctcctccgttatttcgggagcgatttctggctcaTTATGTTACAATAATTGCTCTCTTTGTGCAGATGACTTCATTGCATCATAATTGCATTAAGCACTTTCAGTGTTTAACTACATTCATACAATTAAAACTTGCCTTTAAAATGAATGCAAAACTATACGTATCTGCATTTTACATATGGTATAAACAGAAATTGCAGTGGAGAACAGTAGGATACTTGGCATACATGTATATTAATTTGGCAATATCACAGCTCAAATGTCAAAAGGTTACAATCCATTGTCTGCTAGGAAAGGGAACAGCAGTTATGTGTAACCCTCTCTCTGATGTCGTTAAAGGCATTTTCTGCTGCCTTGCAAGGAGATTGAGGAGGTAGCGCATTATTTGTAATACGTTAGCATTACCTGTCAACGTACCAGCACCATGGATTCAATAAAGTGCAATATCATAGCAGAAACACAATTCCACTGAACTGTTTCAATATAACTATGTTTTGGAAGACGTAAAACACATGGAAAGAATTTATATTTTGCATTTTTTAAGTTCTCCAAATATTTTTATTCTAAGTTTCAGTGGGACTGCATTTCACCTGCCTTCATTTGCTGCCCAAAATTTCCTAAACAGGAAATTCTATCTGGCAAGCCAAACATTCCTAAAGACATGTGGCCGCCAATGAATGTCAGATGGGTAAAGCAAAGACAAATGGAAGGAGAGGAATCAGCATTAACTCTCCTGTGTGATTTGTAACAGTCTTGGAAGTGGTAACCTGGGAGCTTTGTCTTGGTCGAACAGCCACGCCACCACTGACTCTCctctggctgtttttttttaatgcattccaGAACTCTTGTGAATTGCT
This genomic interval carries:
- the tlcd1 gene encoding TLC domain-containing protein 1; this encodes MIAQSHPVLSIFFFALSFKTLRVFLRARSFSLPPKQVEENKTKSWRWTNLSVSLVHSAITGPWALLCVYNSPEMLTEILTFQSSFSYLLVCVSTGYFIQDVADIIMNGQSRASWEFLLHHVLVISTFLYIVLTHRYVAGAVVALFVEVNSIFLHARLLLKLANAQTSQLYHYNKYINVFTYIVFRLSAQFYLTWFMMKNLNVLPHAGYISLSLNMMNIMILIYFYRLIRADFLRKPKHYLQNGNNNTKFVDD